In one Methylocaldum szegediense genomic region, the following are encoded:
- a CDS encoding urease accessory protein UreD — translation MLADEGAGRGWAAELKLRFGSRGERTILAERRHYGPLAVQRPFYPEGEVCHVYLLHPPGGVVGGDRLDIRATAGEESKGLITTPAAGKFYRCEGVPARQTVNLTVGRSAALEWLPQESIFYRGASVVSEVDVDLVETARFIGWESFCFGRPASGEVFDQGRAVFRWSIRVSGKPLLIERFEVDDQVLKAVWGLRGQPFGASLFAYPALPKDLESVRTVAGDRAGFGATLVDGLLVCRALDSQIEPLRRLLVELWRAVRPNVIGREACLPRIWAT, via the coding sequence TTGTTGGCAGATGAGGGGGCAGGTCGCGGTTGGGCGGCCGAACTTAAGCTCCGTTTCGGATCCCGAGGGGAGAGGACCATCCTGGCCGAGCGGCGCCACTATGGCCCACTGGCGGTGCAAAGGCCGTTCTATCCGGAAGGCGAGGTTTGCCACGTGTATCTTCTCCACCCCCCAGGCGGCGTCGTTGGGGGCGATCGGCTGGACATTCGGGCGACTGCCGGAGAGGAGAGCAAAGGTCTGATCACTACGCCCGCCGCGGGGAAGTTCTATCGGTGTGAGGGGGTGCCGGCAAGGCAGACGGTCAATCTGACGGTAGGCCGGAGCGCGGCACTCGAATGGCTTCCGCAGGAATCGATTTTCTATCGCGGGGCGAGCGTCGTTTCCGAAGTGGACGTCGACTTGGTGGAAACGGCACGGTTCATAGGTTGGGAAAGTTTTTGCTTTGGGCGGCCAGCCAGCGGCGAAGTGTTCGACCAGGGAAGGGCAGTGTTCCGCTGGTCAATTCGGGTGAGCGGAAAGCCGCTGTTGATCGAGCGGTTCGAGGTGGACGACCAGGTCTTGAAGGCTGTATGGGGCTTACGCGGACAGCCATTCGGCGCCAGCTTGTTCGCCTATCCCGCTCTTCCGAAAGATCTGGAGTCGGTGAGAACCGTCGCGGGCGATCGAGCCGGCTTTGGAGCCACGCTGGTCGATGGTTTGTTGGTGTGCCGGGCGCTCGACAGTCAAATCGAACCACTGCGCCGGCTGTTGGTCGAGCTGTGGCGAGCCGTTCGTCCGAACGTCATCGGCCGAGAGGCGTGTTTGCCCAGGATTTGGGCGACTTGA
- a CDS encoding GIY-YIG nuclease family protein encodes MSFWVYILRCRDSSYYTGHTDNLEKRLAEHQAGLCGGVHGKPAACRTGV; translated from the coding sequence ATGAGCTTTTGGGTTTATATCCTCCGCTGCCGCGATAGTTCGTACTACACGGGACATACCGACAATCTCGAGAAACGCCTTGCCGAGCACCAGGCCGGCTTGTGTGGGGGGGTACACGGCAAGCCGGCTGCCTGTCGAACTGGTGTTTAG
- the ureA gene encoding urease subunit gamma, producing MELTPREKDKLLLFTAALLAERRKAKGLKLNYPEAVAYLSAAIMEGAREGRSVAELMEYGRTLLSREDVMEGVAEMIPEVQVEATFPDGTKLVTVHNPIL from the coding sequence ATGGAATTGACCCCACGAGAAAAAGACAAACTACTCCTCTTCACCGCCGCGCTACTCGCCGAGCGGCGCAAAGCCAAGGGATTGAAGCTCAATTATCCGGAAGCTGTGGCTTATCTCAGTGCCGCTATTATGGAAGGCGCGAGGGAAGGGCGCAGCGTTGCAGAACTGATGGAATACGGCCGGACTCTGCTGAGCCGGGAGGACGTCATGGAAGGTGTCGCGGAGATGATTCCGGAGGTGCAGGTGGAGGCGACCTTTCCGGACGGCACCAAACTGGTGACCGTTCACAATCCGATTCTGTAG
- a CDS encoding urease subunit beta has product MIPGEILVEDGEIELNAGREAITVLVANTGDRPIQVGSHYHFSETNPALRFDRDLTRGYRLDIPAGTAVRFEPGQAREVRLVPFAGERRVYGFQQKIMGAL; this is encoded by the coding sequence ATGATACCGGGAGAAATCCTCGTCGAAGACGGCGAGATCGAGTTGAATGCGGGACGCGAGGCCATCACCGTGCTCGTCGCGAATACCGGCGACAGACCGATACAGGTGGGCTCGCATTACCATTTCTCCGAAACCAATCCGGCTTTGCGCTTCGATCGGGACCTCACGCGCGGCTATCGGCTTGACATCCCGGCGGGTACGGCTGTGCGCTTCGAGCCGGGCCAGGCCCGCGAGGTTCGACTGGTGCCGTTCGCGGGCGAGCGCCGCGTTTACGGGTTTCAACAGAAGATCATGGGGGCTTTATGA
- the ureC gene encoding urease subunit alpha: protein MSRIGRRAYAEMFGPTTGDRVRLADTELFIQVEEDRTIYGDEVKFGGGKVIRDGMGQSQCTSETAVDTVITNALIVDHWGIVKADVGIKNGRIAGIGKAGNPDTQAGVDIVIGPGTEVIAGEGQILTAGGIDAHIHFICPQQVEEALMSGITTMIGGGTGPATGTNATTCTPGPWNIERMLQSVDGLPMNFGFLGKGNASLPEALEEQLRAGAMGLKLHEDWGTTPAAIDCCLSVADRFDVQVAIHTDTLNESGFVEDTIAAFKGRTIHTYHTEGAGGGHAPDIIRACGEANVLPSSTNPTRPYTVNTVDEHLDMLMVCHHLDPSIPEDVAFAESRIRRETIAAEDILHDLGAFSMISSDSQAMGRVGEVITRTWQTAHKMKVQRGYLPPPFGKEDQGDGRHDNFRVKRYIAKYTINPAISHGIAHEVGSVEVGKLADLVLWQPAFFGVKPSLIIKGGMIAAAPMGDPNASIPTPQPVHYRPMFGAYGGACQATSMTFLSKAAAEADLTKRLGLKKLIGTVSNTRNIGKANLIHNDYLPKIEVDPQTYEVRADGVLLTCEPAKTLPLAQRYFLF from the coding sequence ATGAGCCGTATCGGAAGGCGAGCCTATGCCGAAATGTTCGGCCCGACTACGGGAGATCGCGTACGGTTGGCGGACACCGAGCTTTTCATACAGGTGGAGGAAGATCGCACGATTTACGGCGATGAAGTGAAGTTCGGCGGTGGCAAGGTGATCCGCGACGGCATGGGACAGAGCCAATGTACGTCGGAAACCGCGGTGGATACGGTCATCACCAACGCGCTGATCGTGGACCATTGGGGCATCGTCAAAGCCGACGTCGGCATCAAGAACGGACGCATTGCCGGGATCGGTAAGGCGGGCAATCCGGATACTCAGGCCGGGGTTGACATCGTCATAGGGCCCGGCACCGAGGTCATCGCGGGGGAAGGGCAGATCCTCACGGCGGGCGGCATCGATGCGCATATCCATTTCATCTGTCCGCAACAGGTCGAAGAAGCCCTGATGTCCGGCATCACCACGATGATCGGCGGAGGTACCGGTCCCGCGACCGGCACCAATGCGACCACCTGTACGCCGGGGCCTTGGAATATCGAGCGTATGCTCCAATCCGTGGACGGCTTACCGATGAATTTTGGGTTTTTAGGAAAAGGCAATGCCAGCTTGCCGGAGGCCTTGGAAGAGCAGCTTCGGGCCGGGGCAATGGGACTTAAGTTGCACGAGGATTGGGGCACTACCCCGGCCGCGATCGATTGTTGCCTCTCGGTAGCCGATCGTTTCGACGTGCAGGTGGCGATCCACACCGATACCTTGAACGAATCCGGTTTCGTGGAAGATACGATCGCTGCATTCAAGGGGCGGACCATTCACACCTATCACACCGAAGGTGCGGGCGGCGGCCATGCTCCAGACATCATCCGGGCCTGCGGCGAAGCCAACGTATTGCCTTCGTCCACCAATCCTACCCGACCTTATACCGTCAACACGGTGGACGAACATCTCGATATGCTGATGGTCTGCCATCACCTCGACCCTTCGATTCCCGAAGACGTCGCTTTCGCCGAATCCCGCATCCGCCGAGAGACCATCGCTGCGGAGGATATTCTGCACGATCTCGGCGCCTTCTCGATGATCTCGTCCGATTCCCAAGCCATGGGACGGGTGGGCGAAGTCATCACGCGCACTTGGCAGACCGCCCACAAGATGAAAGTGCAACGGGGCTATCTCCCGCCTCCCTTCGGTAAAGAAGATCAGGGTGATGGACGGCACGATAATTTCCGCGTGAAGCGCTATATCGCTAAGTACACCATCAACCCGGCGATCAGCCATGGCATCGCCCACGAGGTGGGTTCGGTGGAAGTCGGCAAGCTGGCCGACCTGGTGTTGTGGCAGCCGGCTTTCTTCGGCGTGAAGCCCAGTCTCATTATCAAGGGCGGGATGATCGCTGCAGCGCCCATGGGCGATCCCAATGCGTCGATCCCGACGCCGCAGCCTGTGCATTATCGTCCCATGTTCGGGGCGTACGGCGGCGCGTGCCAGGCAACCTCGATGACGTTCCTGTCGAAGGCGGCGGCCGAAGCAGATCTCACGAAGCGGTTGGGGCTAAAAAAGCTCATCGGCACCGTTTCGAATACTCGAAATATCGGCAAGGCAAACCTGATCCATAACGATTACCTGCCAAAGATCGAGGTCGATCCGCAAACCTATGAGGTGCGCGCGGACGGCGTGTTGCTGACTTGTGAGCCGGCGAAAACACTGCCCTTGGCCCAGCGGTATTTCCTGTTTTAA
- the ureE gene encoding urease accessory protein UreE, with product MTRLTEFAPPGVESHDTLTLPFEARQKSRLLVRLDSGAEAGVFLSRGTVLRDGDRLLADDGRVVLVRAAAEPVSVVRTADALLFARACYHLGNRHVALQIERGELRYLWDHVLDDMVRGLGLTVEHTLMPFEPERGAYHGAHHHGH from the coding sequence ATGACAAGACTTACTGAATTCGCTCCGCCTGGAGTGGAAAGTCACGATACCCTAACCCTGCCTTTCGAGGCTCGCCAGAAATCCCGTTTGCTGGTGCGACTGGACAGCGGGGCTGAAGCAGGCGTCTTTCTATCCCGCGGAACCGTGCTCCGTGACGGTGACCGTTTGCTTGCCGATGACGGCCGGGTGGTGTTGGTGCGCGCGGCGGCGGAGCCAGTATCGGTAGTTAGGACCGCCGACGCCTTGTTGTTCGCCCGGGCCTGTTATCACCTGGGCAACCGACATGTCGCTTTACAGATTGAAAGAGGCGAGCTGCGTTATCTATGGGACCACGTGCTGGACGACATGGTGCGGGGTTTAGGGCTCACAGTCGAGCACACGCTGATGCCCTTCGAGCCGGAACGCGGAGCTTATCATGGGGCTCATCACCATGGTCACTGA
- a CDS encoding urease accessory protein UreF yields the protein MGLITMVTDLGLVRLLQLASPALPIGMYSYSQGLERAVEDGWIGNEQQVGEWIAGILERCQTTTDLPCLSRLYDAWVEGDGDSVERWSLHLLACRETSELRAEDRQSGQSLARVLAGLNVEGAEAWTRHPSATLATGFSLAAVNWKIPKFEAAMGYLWSWLENQVLCAVKLVPLGQAAGQRLLSTLATQIPHRVKQAFELRDDEVGGSVFGLGLASSRHEVQYSRLFRS from the coding sequence ATGGGGCTCATCACCATGGTCACTGACCTGGGACTGGTGAGACTACTACAGCTGGCAAGTCCTGCGCTGCCTATCGGCATGTACAGCTATTCGCAGGGTTTGGAGCGCGCAGTGGAGGATGGCTGGATCGGAAACGAGCAGCAGGTGGGCGAGTGGATCGCCGGCATTCTCGAACGCTGTCAAACGACAACTGATTTGCCGTGTCTGTCGCGTCTCTACGATGCCTGGGTAGAAGGCGATGGGGACTCGGTCGAACGCTGGAGTCTCCATCTTTTGGCCTGCCGGGAAACCAGCGAGTTGCGCGCGGAAGACCGGCAGAGCGGGCAGTCCTTGGCTAGGGTGCTCGCCGGTCTTAACGTCGAGGGTGCCGAAGCTTGGACGCGGCATCCGTCGGCCACGCTCGCCACCGGTTTCAGTTTGGCGGCGGTGAACTGGAAGATCCCAAAGTTCGAGGCGGCGATGGGATATCTCTGGAGCTGGTTGGAAAACCAGGTGTTGTGCGCCGTCAAGCTCGTGCCTTTGGGGCAAGCGGCCGGGCAGCGGCTACTGAGCACATTGGCGACGCAAATTCCGCATAGGGTGAAGCAGGCATTCGAATTGAGAGATGACGAGGTTGGCGGTAGCGTCTTCGGCTTGGGGTTGGCCAGTAGTCGTCACGAAGTGCAGTATTCACGGCTATTCCGTTCTTGA
- the ureG gene encoding urease accessory protein UreG, with product MTVQDRHVLRVGVGGPVGSGKTALVDALCKRMRDRYQIGVVTNDIYTREDQQFLIRSQALPEERILGVETGGCPHTAIREDASMNLAAVEELCHRFPELDFVLVESGGDNLSATFSPELADLTIYVIDVAAGDKIPRKGGPGITRSDLLVINKIDLAPYVGASLEVMARDAEKMRGGRPFVFTNLKTGEGVHAIADFIVRQGMLDG from the coding sequence ATGACAGTTCAAGATAGGCACGTATTGAGAGTGGGGGTCGGCGGTCCGGTCGGCTCCGGAAAGACGGCGCTGGTAGACGCTCTATGCAAACGGATGCGCGATCGTTATCAAATCGGCGTGGTAACCAACGACATTTACACCAGGGAAGATCAGCAATTTTTGATCCGAAGCCAGGCACTGCCGGAGGAGCGCATTTTAGGGGTCGAAACCGGCGGCTGCCCGCACACGGCCATCCGGGAGGACGCTTCGATGAATCTCGCGGCGGTAGAGGAGCTGTGCCATCGCTTTCCGGAACTCGATTTCGTGTTGGTGGAAAGTGGCGGCGACAATTTGAGCGCCACCTTCAGCCCGGAACTAGCCGACCTCACGATTTACGTCATCGACGTAGCCGCCGGTGACAAGATTCCCCGAAAAGGCGGACCGGGTATTACCCGCTCGGATCTGCTGGTCATCAACAAGATCGATCTCGCGCCCTATGTCGGCGCTTCTTTGGAAGTCATGGCGCGTGATGCCGAAAAGATGCGAGGCGGGCGGCCTTTCGTTTTCACCAATCTCAAGACAGGTGAAGGGGTGCACGCCATCGCGGATTTCATCGTTCGTCAGGGTATGCTCGACGGTTAA
- a CDS encoding cytochrome-c peroxidase: MFKLNLLISALVLAGASTTAAAIEWQALPSKAPEPADNPSTPAKVELGKMLYHDPRLSSSGTVSCNSCHNVMGGGDDNRGGSVGVRGQVGGRSAPTVWNAAFNSVQFWDGRAPSLEAQAKGPVTNPIEMGMKSWDDVVARLKAIPGYVQAFSAAFGGNDSITADNAAKAIAAYERTLITPNSAYDKYVNGDKNAMTEQQVRGMNTFAEVGCVSCHSGPAFNGPQQPEGTGFFMKFPTYQNGYLEAQYNFSKDLGRYDVTKNEADKHMFKVPTLRNVALTAPYFHNGKVKTLEDAVKIMAKLQLNKDLTKEQTDDIVAFLNALTGEFPKQEMPRLPSYADKTFDFE; the protein is encoded by the coding sequence ATGTTTAAGCTGAATCTACTGATCAGTGCTCTGGTATTGGCTGGGGCATCAACGACGGCTGCGGCGATCGAATGGCAGGCTTTGCCGAGCAAGGCACCCGAGCCCGCGGACAATCCGAGCACTCCGGCAAAAGTTGAATTGGGCAAAATGCTTTATCACGATCCCCGACTTTCTTCGAGCGGCACGGTATCGTGCAATTCTTGCCACAATGTCATGGGGGGCGGCGACGACAATCGCGGCGGTTCCGTAGGCGTACGCGGTCAGGTGGGCGGGCGTAGCGCCCCAACGGTTTGGAACGCGGCCTTCAATTCGGTGCAATTCTGGGATGGGCGAGCACCGAGCCTTGAAGCGCAAGCCAAGGGGCCGGTCACCAATCCGATCGAAATGGGCATGAAAAGCTGGGACGATGTGGTTGCCCGTCTAAAAGCGATTCCGGGTTATGTGCAAGCGTTTTCGGCGGCTTTCGGGGGTAACGATTCGATCACTGCCGACAACGCAGCCAAGGCAATCGCCGCCTATGAACGGACTTTGATCACGCCGAACAGCGCGTATGACAAATACGTCAACGGCGATAAGAATGCTATGACCGAGCAGCAGGTACGGGGCATGAATACCTTTGCGGAAGTTGGCTGTGTCAGCTGCCATTCCGGACCCGCGTTTAACGGCCCGCAACAGCCCGAGGGCACGGGTTTCTTCATGAAATTCCCCACTTATCAGAACGGTTATCTCGAGGCTCAATACAATTTTTCCAAGGATTTGGGCCGTTACGACGTGACCAAGAACGAAGCGGACAAGCACATGTTCAAGGTGCCGACCTTGCGCAACGTTGCCTTGACCGCACCGTATTTCCACAACGGCAAAGTCAAGACCTTGGAAGATGCCGTGAAAATCATGGCCAAGCTGCAGTTGAACAAGGATTTGACGAAGGAACAAACCGACGATATTGTGGCCTTTCTTAATGCCCTGACTGGCGAGTTCCCGAAGCAGGAAATGCCACGTCTGCCGAGCTATGCGGACAAAACGTTCGATTTTGAATGA
- the tyrS gene encoding tyrosine--tRNA ligase produces MAVDEELALIRRGTAEIIREDELIEKLGEGRPLRIKAGFDPTAPDLHLGHTVLLNKLKQFQDLGHEAIFLIGDFTGMIGDPTGKNATRKPLTRDEVIENARTYEEQIYKILHPEKTLVMFNSSWMNAMSSTELIQLAAKHTVARMLERDDFNNRYKNGQPIAIHEFLYPLIQGYDSVAMKADVELGGTDQKFNLLVGRQLQEAFGQKPQVVITMPILEGLDGVQKMSKSLGNYVGIAEPPDEMFGKLMSISDELMWRYMELLSFTPLSEIQAWKRHCMEGANPRDYKVRFAQEIVARFHGASAAKSALENFEARFKRGLIPEDLEEQELRAPASGYPIANLVKDLGMVSSTSEANRLILQGGIKIDGEKVADRSVILKAGASYIVQVGKRKIAKVKLLNTST; encoded by the coding sequence ATGGCTGTCGACGAAGAATTAGCATTGATTAGGCGAGGTACGGCGGAAATCATCAGGGAAGATGAACTGATCGAGAAATTGGGCGAAGGTCGCCCTCTGCGCATTAAAGCGGGCTTCGATCCCACGGCACCGGACCTGCATCTCGGGCACACCGTCCTTTTGAATAAATTGAAGCAATTTCAAGATTTGGGGCATGAGGCGATATTCCTTATCGGCGACTTCACCGGAATGATCGGCGATCCCACTGGAAAAAATGCCACACGGAAGCCCCTGACCCGAGATGAGGTCATTGAGAATGCGCGGACGTATGAGGAGCAGATCTATAAGATCTTGCACCCGGAAAAAACTTTGGTCATGTTCAATTCCAGTTGGATGAACGCCATGAGTTCGACGGAACTCATCCAATTGGCGGCCAAGCACACCGTTGCGCGCATGCTGGAAAGGGATGATTTCAACAATAGATATAAGAACGGACAGCCGATTGCGATTCACGAATTTTTGTACCCGCTCATTCAGGGGTACGATTCGGTCGCGATGAAGGCAGATGTCGAACTGGGCGGAACCGACCAGAAGTTCAATCTGCTTGTCGGGCGGCAATTGCAGGAAGCGTTCGGGCAGAAGCCCCAGGTCGTGATCACCATGCCGATTCTGGAGGGGCTGGACGGGGTACAGAAGATGTCGAAATCGCTGGGCAATTACGTGGGAATTGCCGAACCGCCCGATGAAATGTTCGGAAAGCTGATGTCGATTTCAGATGAATTGATGTGGCGTTATATGGAGTTGTTAAGTTTTACGCCACTGTCCGAGATTCAGGCATGGAAGCGGCACTGCATGGAAGGAGCCAATCCTCGCGATTACAAAGTCCGATTCGCGCAAGAGATCGTGGCTAGGTTCCATGGTGCATCTGCCGCAAAAAGTGCCTTGGAAAACTTTGAAGCTCGCTTCAAGCGAGGTTTGATTCCGGAAGATTTGGAAGAGCAAGAATTACGGGCGCCAGCGAGTGGTTATCCCATTGCGAATCTTGTTAAGGATCTGGGTATGGTTTCGAGCACCTCGGAAGCGAATCGCTTGATTCTTCAGGGCGGCATAAAAATTGACGGCGAAAAGGTTGCCGACCGATCTGTCATTCTTAAGGCAGGAGCGTCCTACATTGTTCAGGTGGGTAAACGGAAGATTGCGAAGGTCAAGCTCTTGAACACGTCAACTTGA